The Toxorhynchites rutilus septentrionalis strain SRP chromosome 3, ASM2978413v1, whole genome shotgun sequence genome includes a region encoding these proteins:
- the LOC129776780 gene encoding beta carbonic anhydrase 1, giving the protein MERILRGVMRYRNTTREQMVKEFQKVRDNPQPKAVFFTCMDSRMIPTRYTDTHVGDMFVVRNAGNLVPHAEHFQDEYFSCEPAALELGCVVNNIKHIIVCGHSDCKAMNLLYQLRDPEFASTENRRISPLRAWLCEHANTSLDKFQNLKQVGLDKPLIFSSETPLRKFVAYIDPENQFAIEDKLSQVNTLQQIENIASYGFLKQRLESHDLHIHALWFDIYTGDIYFFSRNMKRFIPIDETTIDRILDDVRRYYS; this is encoded by the exons ATGGAGCGAATATTGCGAGGAGTAATGCGTTACCGGAATACTACCCGGGAGCAAATGGTGAAGGAGTTTCAGAAAGTGCGAGATAATCCGCAG CCCAAGGCGGTATTCTTCACTTGCATGGACAGTCGGATGATTCCCACAAGGTATACGGATACCCACGTTGGAGATATGTTTGTGGTGCGAAACGCCGGAAATCTTGTACCACACGCAGAACACTTCCAGGATGAGTACTTTAGCTGTGAACCGGCTGCTCTGGAGCTGGGTTGCGTAGTCAATAATATCAAACACATAATCGTGTGTGGTCACAGTGACTGCAAGGCTATGAATTTGTTATATCAACTGCGGGATCCAGAATTCGCCTCGACA GAAAACCGTCGTATATCGCCACTCCGGGCGTGGCTCTGCGAGCATGCGAACACCAGTTTGGATAAATTCCAGAACTTGAAGCAGGTTGGGCTGGATAAACCGCTGATATTCTCATCGGAAACACCGCTGCGCAAGTTTGTGGCGTACATCGATCCAGAGAATCAATTCGCCATCGAAGACAAGTTGTCGCAGGTGAACACGCTGCAGCAAATCGAGAACATCGCTTCGTATGGGTTTCTGAAGCAGCGACTTGAATCTCACGATTTGCACATTCACGCTTTGTGGTTCGACATCTATACGGGCGATATCTATTTCTTCAGCCGAAACATGAAACGGTTCATTCCAATCGACGAAACAACAATCGACCGGATACTGGACGATGTTAGGCGGTACTATTCGTGA